Proteins from one Gallus gallus isolate bGalGal1 chromosome 15, bGalGal1.mat.broiler.GRCg7b, whole genome shotgun sequence genomic window:
- the SMARCB1 gene encoding SWI/SNF-related matrix-associated actin-dependent regulator of chromatin subfamily B member 1 encodes MMMMALSKTFGQKPVKFQLEEDGEFYMIGSEVGNYLRMFRGSLYKRYPSLWRRLATVEERKKIVASSHENQRSHSPRRYHGYTTLATSVTLLKASEVEEILDGNDEKYKAVSISTEPPTYLREQKAKRNNQWVPTLPNSSHHLDAVPCSTTINRNRMGRDKKRTFPLCFDDHDPAVIHENASQPEVLVPIRLDMEIDGQKLRDAFTWNMNEKLMTPEMFSEILCDDLDLNPLTFVPAIASAIRQQIESYPTDSILEDQSDQRVIIKLNIHVGNISLVDQFEWDMSEKENSPEKFALKLCSELGLGGEFVTTIAYSIRGQLSWHQKTYAFSENPLPTVEIAIRNTGDADQWCPLLETLTDAEMEKKIRDQDRNTRRMRRLANTAPAW; translated from the exons atgatgatgatggcgCTGAGCAAAACTTTTGGGCAGAAGCCCGTCAAGTTCCAGCTGGAGGAGGACGGCGAGTTCTATATGATCGGCTCCGAG gtGGGGAACTACCTGCGTATGTTCCGGGGCTCGCTGTACAAGAGGTATCCCTCACTCTGGAGACGACTAGCcacagtggaagaaaggaagaagatagTGGCATCTTCACATG AAAATCAGCGGTCTCACAGTCCCAGAAGAT ATCATGGATATACAACATTAGCCACCAGCGTGACACTGTTAAAGGCCTCTGAAGTGGAAGAGATCTTGGATGGAAATGATGAGAAATACAAGGCGGTGTCTATCAGCACAGAACCTCCCACCTACCTCAG AGAACAGAAGGCAAAGAGGAACAACCAGTGGGTGCCGACACTGCCCAACAGCTCTCATCACCTGGATGCAGTGCCATGCTCAACAACAATTAACAGAAATCGCATGGGCAGGGACAAGAAGAGGACTTTCCCTCTGTG CTTTGATGACCATGACCCAGCAGTCATCCATGAGAACGCATCCCAGCCGGAGGTTCTGGTTCCAATCAGGCTTGATATGGAAATTGATGGGCAGAAACTCAGAGATGCATTTACATGGAACATGAATG AAAAGCTGATGACCCCAGAAATGTTCTCCGAGATTCTTTGTGATGACCTGGATTTGAATCCTCTGACCTTTGTCCCTGCTATTGCCTCTGCCATCCGACAACAGATCGAATCATACCCAACTGACAGCATCCTCGAGGACCAGTCAGACCAACGTGTTATTATTAAG CTAAACATCCACGTAGGGAACATCTCCCTTGTAGACCAGTTTGAATGGGACATGTCAGAGAAGGAGAATTCACCAGAGAAGTTTGCCTTgaagctgtgctcagagcttggCCTGGGTGGGGAGTTTGTCACTACTATTGCCTACAGCATCCGGGGACAGCTGAGctggcatcagaagacatacGCCTTCAG tgagaacCCTTTGCCGACTGTGGAAATCGCGATTCGCAACACGGGGGATGCCGACCAGTGGTGCCCTCTTCTGGAAACCCTCACAGATGCGGAGATGGAGAAGAAGATCAGAGACCAGGACAGAAATACAAG gCGTATGAGACGCTTGGCCAACACTGCTCCAGCCTGGTAA